A genome region from Streptomyces antimycoticus includes the following:
- a CDS encoding LysE family translocator, whose translation MDTTTVAAFLAVDLLLVFTPGADWAYAIAAGLRDRSVVPAVAGLIAGYAGYTLLAVAGLVVIVASSATVLTVLTVAGAAYLMWLGWGVLRQPAALTASTETMAASRWRIALKGAGINGLNPKALLLYFSLFPQFIHPSGGWPVAAQTGLLGTVHMTACAAVYLAVGVLARTVLKTRPSAARTVTRVSGVMMIAIGGLLLVERLAGS comes from the coding sequence ATGGACACGACGACGGTGGCGGCTTTTCTGGCAGTGGACCTGCTGCTGGTGTTCACTCCCGGCGCGGACTGGGCCTATGCGATCGCGGCCGGGCTGCGGGACCGTTCGGTCGTCCCGGCGGTCGCCGGGCTGATAGCCGGATACGCGGGGTACACGCTGCTCGCCGTGGCGGGCCTGGTGGTGATCGTGGCGAGTTCGGCCACGGTCCTCACCGTGCTGACCGTCGCCGGGGCCGCCTACCTGATGTGGCTGGGCTGGGGCGTACTGAGGCAGCCCGCCGCGTTGACCGCGTCCACGGAGACCATGGCCGCCTCACGCTGGCGGATCGCGCTCAAGGGGGCCGGTATCAACGGGCTGAACCCGAAGGCGCTGCTGCTGTACTTCTCGCTCTTCCCGCAGTTCATCCACCCCTCGGGCGGCTGGCCCGTCGCCGCGCAGACCGGGCTGCTCGGCACGGTCCACATGACGGCCTGCGCGGCCGTCTATCTCGCCGTCGGCGTCCTGGCCCGTACCGTGCTCAAGACCCGGCCCTCGGCGGCCCGGACGGTGACCCGGGTCTCCGGTGTCATGATGATCGCCATCGGCGGTCTTCTGCTGGTGGAACGCCTGGCGGGCTCGTGA
- a CDS encoding MBL fold metallo-hydrolase: protein MPPALRPHRRQRPPSGPRCRHRRRSAGSRGHRPQGPRLLLGRIPRPAGRPIRGRHAARRRTAPAAGDADWEVVRTPGYTPGHLALWQPEERLLVVGDALSHYDVGWVNLALDGPDSAATALTSLKRIADLAPRVILPSHGPIPTDPGAAFATALRRARRLGAADATALTRGRVGGGTRSPASGPARQRVWRRTASRSWSMSSALWVKEVTKRTVPGSQRSWWKT, encoded by the coding sequence GTGCCCCCAGCACTCCGGCCACATCGGCGGCAACGCCCTCCTTCAGGCCCGCGGTGCCGCCATCGCCGCCGGAGTGCCGGAAGCCGAGGCCATCGCCCGCAGGGACCCCGGCTGCTGCTCGGCCGAATACCTCGACCAGCCGGTCGCCCCATACGCGGTCGACATGCCGCTCGCCGGCGAACAGCTCCTGCGGCCGGCGACGCCGACTGGGAGGTCGTCCGCACCCCCGGGTACACCCCCGGCCACCTGGCGCTGTGGCAGCCGGAGGAGCGGCTCCTCGTGGTCGGGGACGCGCTGTCGCATTACGACGTCGGCTGGGTGAACCTCGCCCTCGACGGCCCGGACTCGGCCGCCACCGCGCTCACCTCCCTCAAGCGGATCGCCGACCTCGCCCCGCGCGTGATCCTGCCCTCCCACGGGCCCATCCCCACAGATCCCGGTGCGGCCTTCGCCACCGCTCTCCGCCGTGCCCGGCGCCTGGGGGCCGCCGACGCGACCGCGCTGACTCGCGGCCGGGTCGGCGGTGGTACACGCAGCCCCGCCTCCGGCCCGGCCCGTCAGCGTGTGTGGCGGCGGACCGCGTCGAGGAGCTGGTCGATGTCGTCGGCGCTGTGGGTGAAGGAGGTGACGAAGCGGACCGTCCCCGGCTCCCAGCGGTCGTGGTGGAAGACGTAG
- a CDS encoding flavin-containing monooxygenase, with the protein MSEETEVVVVGAGQAGVAMSEHLGAHGVPHIVLERHRIAERWRSERWDSLVANGPAWHDRFPGLEFSDVDPDVHPDAFASKEQIADYFVTYAEKIGAPIRCGVEVTSVRRRTGRPGFRVETSRGPIDARFVVAATGPFQRPVIPPIVPDGAVPVQIHSSGYRNPEQLPEGAVLVVGAGSSGVQIADELRRSGRRVFLSVGPHDRPARQYRGRDFCWWLGVLGRWDAETPPQGAEHVTIAVSGARGGHTVDFRALAADGVELVGLTASYDDGVLRFAPDLATNIALGDAKYLELLRAADEYVERNGLDLPEEPQAHVLGPDPAGVADPRLELDLAAAGVTSIVWATGFATDYSWLEVDAFDENGRPNQRRGVSSEPGVYFLGLPWLSRRGSSFIWGVWHDAGYVADHITTQRGYLAYGTTDRPGAAPVAWKN; encoded by the coding sequence TTGAGTGAAGAGACTGAGGTAGTCGTCGTCGGCGCGGGCCAGGCTGGCGTGGCGATGAGCGAGCACCTGGGAGCCCACGGTGTGCCGCATATCGTCCTGGAGCGGCACCGTATCGCCGAGCGGTGGCGCTCGGAGCGGTGGGATTCCCTGGTGGCGAACGGGCCCGCGTGGCACGACCGGTTCCCGGGGCTGGAGTTCTCCGATGTCGACCCCGACGTCCACCCCGACGCCTTCGCCTCGAAGGAGCAGATCGCCGACTACTTCGTCACCTACGCCGAGAAGATAGGTGCCCCGATCCGGTGCGGTGTCGAGGTGACCTCGGTGCGCAGGCGGACCGGTCGGCCCGGCTTCCGGGTCGAGACCTCGCGGGGCCCCATCGACGCGCGCTTCGTCGTGGCCGCGACCGGGCCGTTCCAGCGGCCCGTGATCCCGCCCATCGTCCCGGACGGCGCCGTCCCCGTGCAGATTCACTCCAGCGGGTACCGCAACCCGGAGCAGCTCCCCGAGGGCGCGGTCCTCGTGGTCGGGGCCGGCTCCTCGGGGGTCCAGATCGCCGATGAGCTGCGCCGTTCCGGCCGCCGGGTCTTTCTCTCCGTCGGTCCGCACGACCGTCCCGCCCGCCAGTACCGCGGACGCGATTTCTGCTGGTGGCTCGGTGTGCTCGGGCGCTGGGACGCGGAGACGCCTCCTCAGGGTGCCGAACACGTCACCATCGCGGTGAGCGGCGCCCGCGGCGGCCACACCGTGGACTTCCGTGCGCTGGCCGCCGACGGCGTCGAGCTCGTCGGTCTGACCGCGTCCTACGACGACGGTGTGCTGCGCTTCGCGCCGGATCTCGCCACGAATATCGCGCTCGGCGACGCGAAGTACCTCGAACTCCTCCGGGCGGCCGATGAGTACGTCGAGCGCAATGGGCTCGACCTCCCCGAAGAGCCACAAGCCCACGTCCTCGGGCCGGACCCGGCAGGCGTGGCCGACCCCCGGCTGGAGCTCGACCTGGCCGCGGCCGGTGTCACCTCGATCGTCTGGGCGACGGGCTTCGCCACCGACTACAGCTGGCTCGAGGTCGACGCGTTCGACGAGAACGGCCGGCCGAACCAGCGACGCGGTGTGTCCTCCGAACCCGGCGTGTACTTCCTGGGCCTGCCCTGGCTGTCCCGCCGCGGATCGAGCTTCATCTGGGGCGTGTGGCACGACGCCGGATACGTCGCCGATCACATCACGACCCAGCGGGGCTATCTCGCGTACGGCACCACCGACC
- a CDS encoding family 2B encapsulin nanocompartment shell protein — protein sequence MTVGTSSEAPLEPPRQSSLSTAAARNLATTTKSAPQMQGITSRWLLRTLPWVEVKGGAYRVNRRLSYTVGDGRIEFVQDGGDVRVIPRELGELALLRGFEDVEVLTAIADRCVQRDFRAGETLVERGRPAEEFHLIAHGRISQTSVGPYGDETAVAVLADGDRFGEGALLNEDARWDYTATAETSGTLLTLSRADFAAVLSAAPSLQAHLREFSSLRGQAQNHRGEAEIAMAAGHTGEPALPGTFVDYELKPREYELSVAQTVLRIHTRVADLYNEPMDQTEEQLRLTIEALRERQEHELINNREFGLLHNADFKQRIQPHSGPPTPDDLDELLCRRRGSKFFLAHPRTIAAIGREFNSRGLYPTHVDLGGQQVPAWRGVPILPCNKIPITKENTSSVLVMRTGEDNQGVIGLRQTGLPEEYEPGLSVRFMGIDEKAIISYLVSTYYSAAILVPDALGVLENVQIARSRD from the coding sequence ATGACTGTTGGTACCAGCTCGGAAGCACCTCTGGAGCCACCTCGGCAGTCCAGCCTGAGCACGGCGGCCGCCCGCAACCTCGCCACCACGACCAAGTCCGCCCCGCAGATGCAGGGGATCACCTCGCGCTGGCTGCTGCGGACGCTCCCCTGGGTGGAGGTCAAGGGCGGCGCCTACCGGGTGAACCGCCGGCTGAGCTACACCGTCGGCGACGGACGCATCGAGTTCGTCCAGGACGGTGGCGACGTCCGGGTGATCCCCCGCGAGCTCGGCGAACTGGCCCTGCTGCGCGGCTTCGAGGACGTGGAGGTGCTGACCGCCATCGCCGACCGGTGCGTCCAGCGCGACTTCCGTGCGGGCGAAACGCTGGTGGAGCGCGGTAGGCCAGCCGAGGAGTTCCATCTGATCGCCCACGGCCGCATCAGCCAGACCTCCGTCGGCCCGTACGGCGACGAGACCGCCGTCGCCGTACTGGCCGATGGCGACCGGTTCGGCGAGGGCGCTCTGCTGAACGAGGATGCCCGGTGGGACTACACCGCCACCGCCGAGACCTCCGGCACCCTGCTCACCCTGTCCCGCGCCGACTTCGCCGCCGTACTGTCCGCGGCGCCGAGCCTTCAGGCCCACCTGCGGGAGTTCAGTTCACTCCGCGGCCAGGCGCAGAACCATCGCGGCGAGGCCGAGATCGCCATGGCGGCCGGTCACACCGGCGAACCCGCGCTCCCCGGCACGTTCGTCGACTACGAACTGAAGCCGCGCGAGTACGAACTCTCCGTCGCGCAGACCGTTCTGCGGATCCACACACGGGTCGCCGACCTCTACAACGAGCCGATGGACCAGACCGAGGAGCAGCTCAGGCTCACCATCGAGGCGCTGCGTGAGCGCCAGGAGCACGAGCTGATCAACAACCGGGAGTTCGGTCTGCTCCACAACGCCGACTTCAAGCAGCGCATCCAGCCCCACTCAGGCCCGCCCACCCCGGATGACCTGGACGAACTGCTGTGCCGCCGCCGCGGCTCCAAGTTCTTCCTCGCGCACCCCAGGACGATCGCGGCGATCGGGCGGGAGTTCAACTCCCGTGGGCTCTACCCGACCCATGTCGACCTGGGCGGGCAGCAGGTCCCGGCCTGGCGCGGCGTCCCGATCCTGCCCTGCAACAAGATCCCCATCACGAAGGAGAACACCAGCTCGGTCCTCGTCATGCGCACCGGCGAGGACAACCAGGGCGTCATCGGTCTGCGTCAGACCGGTCTGCCGGAGGAGTACGAACCGGGGCTGTCGGTGCGCTTCATGGGCATCGACGAAAAGGCGATCATCTCCTACCTCGTCAGTACGTACTACTCCGCCGCCATCCTGGTGCCGGATGCGCTCGGTGTGTTGGAGAACGTGCAGATCGCCCGCAGTCGCGACTAG
- a CDS encoding family 2 encapsulin nanocompartment cargo protein terpene cyclase, translating into MPAPEPSPPQQSPPAAGSHSGAYVLAEAAARARDIRAAFGGGRSPAPSLPAPPPADAPTDVPATDALPAEAPTAGAGLGRILSGPSGLGTVGLHLARCESASAPVEPPAAGTPVPGLYHHPVPEPDPVRVEEVSRRIKTWALDEVDLYPEDWEDQFDGFSVGRYMVACHPDAPTVDHLMLATRLMVAENAVDDCYCEDHGGSPIGLGGRLLLAHTALDPLYTTKEYQPRWAESLHSDAPRRAYRSAMEYFVRAASASQADRYRHDMARLHLGYLAEAAWAQTDHVPEVWEYLAMRQFNNFRPCPTITDTVGGYELPADLHATPAMQRVIALAGNATTIVNDLYSYTKELASPGHHLNLPVVIAEREGISDREAYLKSVEVHNDLMHDFEAAAADLAAACPVPNVQRFLRGVAAWVDGNHHWHRTNTYRYSLPDFW; encoded by the coding sequence ATGCCCGCGCCCGAGCCTTCCCCTCCGCAGCAGAGCCCGCCCGCGGCTGGTTCGCACTCCGGGGCGTATGTCCTCGCTGAGGCCGCCGCCCGCGCCCGCGACATCAGGGCCGCCTTCGGCGGCGGCAGATCCCCCGCGCCGTCCTTGCCCGCACCGCCTCCCGCCGACGCCCCCACCGACGTTCCCGCCACCGACGCTCTTCCCGCCGAGGCGCCCACCGCGGGCGCCGGCCTGGGTCGGATCCTGAGTGGCCCCAGTGGTCTGGGCACAGTGGGCCTGCACCTGGCCCGGTGCGAGAGCGCGTCGGCGCCGGTGGAGCCGCCGGCGGCGGGTACCCCGGTCCCGGGCCTCTACCACCATCCGGTGCCGGAGCCCGACCCGGTGCGGGTGGAGGAGGTCAGCCGCAGGATCAAGACCTGGGCGCTGGACGAGGTCGATCTGTACCCGGAGGACTGGGAGGACCAGTTCGACGGCTTCTCCGTGGGGCGCTACATGGTCGCCTGCCATCCGGACGCTCCCACCGTCGACCACCTGATGCTCGCCACGCGCCTGATGGTCGCCGAGAACGCGGTGGACGACTGCTACTGCGAGGACCACGGAGGATCGCCCATCGGCCTCGGCGGACGCCTGCTGCTGGCGCACACCGCCCTCGACCCCTTGTACACGACGAAGGAGTACCAGCCGAGGTGGGCGGAGTCACTCCATTCGGACGCGCCCCGGCGCGCGTACCGCTCCGCGATGGAGTACTTCGTCCGAGCGGCGAGCGCCTCCCAGGCGGACCGGTACCGGCACGACATGGCCCGTCTGCACCTGGGGTACCTCGCCGAGGCCGCCTGGGCCCAGACGGACCACGTGCCCGAGGTGTGGGAGTACCTGGCGATGCGCCAGTTCAACAACTTCCGCCCCTGCCCCACCATCACGGACACCGTCGGCGGCTACGAGCTGCCGGCGGACCTGCACGCCACGCCCGCCATGCAGCGCGTCATCGCGCTCGCCGGGAACGCCACCACCATCGTGAACGACCTGTACTCGTACACCAAGGAACTCGCCTCCCCCGGGCATCACCTGAACCTCCCCGTGGTGATCGCCGAGCGTGAGGGCATCTCCGACCGCGAGGCCTATCTGAAGTCGGTCGAGGTCCACAACGACCTCATGCACGACTTCGAAGCCGCGGCCGCGGACCTGGCCGCCGCCTGCCCCGTCCCGAACGTGCAGCGCTTTCTGCGGGGCGTGGCCGCGTGGGTCGACGGCAACCACCACTGGCACCGGACCAACACCTATCGCTACAGCCTGCCCGACTTCTGGTAA
- a CDS encoding PhzF family phenazine biosynthesis protein, which produces MTTPRARSFMQVDVFSTTPCLGNPVAVVLDGADITDEKMRRLARWTNLSETTFVLPPTMPEADYRLRIFTPGGELPFAGHPTLGSARAWLDNGGAPRHADRIVQECGAGLVTVRRGEGILSFAAPPLVRDGGLDDAYLNRIVAAFGIKRDRVIGHQWVDNGPGWAVVRLATAEEVLALEPDLSLIPEAMIGAIGAHPEGSEHDFEMRTFAPGVGVAEDPVCGSMNASVGQWLTATGAVPSAYRVSQGARLGRAGTIEVIVDEDGTVWVGGAATSYIRGTITL; this is translated from the coding sequence ATGACCACGCCACGCGCACGCTCGTTCATGCAGGTCGACGTGTTCTCCACGACCCCCTGCCTCGGTAACCCGGTCGCCGTCGTCCTCGACGGGGCGGATATCACCGACGAGAAGATGCGGCGCCTGGCGCGCTGGACGAATCTGTCCGAGACCACGTTCGTCCTGCCCCCGACCATGCCGGAGGCGGACTACCGGCTGCGGATCTTCACCCCTGGAGGTGAGCTGCCGTTCGCCGGGCATCCCACGCTCGGCTCCGCGCGCGCGTGGCTGGACAACGGGGGCGCGCCACGGCACGCGGACCGCATCGTGCAGGAGTGCGGCGCCGGCCTGGTCACCGTGCGCCGCGGTGAAGGCATCTTGTCGTTCGCCGCCCCGCCGCTTGTCCGCGACGGCGGGCTCGACGACGCGTACCTGAACCGGATCGTCGCCGCGTTCGGTATCAAGCGGGATCGTGTCATCGGGCACCAGTGGGTCGACAACGGACCCGGCTGGGCCGTGGTCCGGCTAGCCACGGCCGAGGAGGTGCTCGCCCTCGAACCCGACCTGTCCCTCATCCCGGAAGCGATGATCGGCGCGATCGGTGCCCACCCCGAGGGATCCGAGCACGACTTCGAGATGCGCACCTTCGCGCCCGGCGTCGGCGTGGCCGAGGATCCTGTGTGCGGCAGCATGAATGCCTCCGTGGGGCAGTGGCTCACCGCCACCGGTGCGGTGCCGTCCGCCTACCGAGTCTCCCAGGGCGCCCGCCTGGGCCGGGCCGGGACCATCGAGGTCATCGTCGACGAGGACGGCACCGTCTGGGTCGGCGGCGCCGCCACCAGCTATATCCGCGGCACCATCACCCTCTGA
- a CDS encoding Lrp/AsnC family transcriptional regulator — protein MDALDQKILTELQLDGRLTITELATRVGLSVSPCHRRLRDLEREGAIRGYRAVVDPAAVGLDFEALVFATLRWEDADTVTAFEEAVAAIPHVIQAQRLFGDPDYLLRVATTDLAAYQQLYDQRLARLPGVQRLNSTLVMKNVVHDRPLPQ, from the coding sequence ATGGACGCCCTGGACCAGAAAATTCTTACCGAGCTTCAGTTGGACGGCCGCCTGACGATCACCGAGCTGGCCACCCGCGTGGGGCTGAGCGTTTCGCCCTGCCACCGCCGCTTGCGGGACCTCGAACGCGAGGGCGCCATCCGCGGCTACCGTGCCGTCGTCGACCCGGCCGCCGTCGGCCTGGACTTCGAGGCCCTGGTCTTCGCCACCCTGCGCTGGGAGGACGCCGACACCGTCACCGCCTTCGAAGAGGCCGTGGCGGCCATCCCGCACGTCATCCAGGCCCAGCGGCTCTTCGGCGATCCCGACTACCTGCTGCGCGTCGCCACCACCGACCTGGCCGCCTACCAGCAGCTCTACGACCAGCGGCTGGCCAGACTCCCGGGCGTCCAGCGCCTGAACTCCACCCTCGTCATGAAGAACGTCGTCCACGACCGCCCCTTGCCCCAGTAG
- a CDS encoding threonine aldolase family protein yields MSTIIATTPASRAFISDNMAGASPEIVQAVADAAAGQVLPYGNDPFTVSARRRLSEIFERDVDVFMVSTGSAANGLSLAALTPPWGSVLAHPDSHIHHDECGAPEFFTAGAKLVGVPGDNSMIDPDALDAAVRRKAGDVHSVQPSAVSISQATELGSVYTVAEIRRLSAIAKDAGLRVHMDGARFANALDHLGTTPAEMTWKAGIDVLSFGATKNGAMTADAIVSFDPELATELGFRAKRAGQLASKMRFHAAQIDAYLTDDLWLHNARRANAMATRLGDGLKAIPDIALLATPQANILFCRLPQHVTEGLLAEGYVFHHDRWEPGTVRFVTSFTHSADDIDQLLDAVRRHTR; encoded by the coding sequence ATGAGCACCATCATCGCCACCACCCCCGCCAGCCGTGCCTTCATCAGCGACAACATGGCCGGAGCATCCCCGGAGATAGTCCAGGCCGTCGCCGACGCGGCTGCCGGGCAGGTCCTGCCATACGGCAACGACCCCTTCACCGTCAGCGCCCGCCGCAGGCTGAGCGAGATCTTCGAGCGGGACGTCGATGTCTTCATGGTCTCCACCGGGTCCGCCGCCAACGGTCTGAGCCTGGCCGCCCTCACCCCGCCGTGGGGCAGTGTGCTGGCCCACCCCGACAGCCACATCCACCACGACGAATGCGGCGCACCCGAGTTCTTCACCGCCGGTGCCAAGCTCGTCGGCGTTCCCGGCGACAACAGCATGATCGACCCCGACGCGCTGGATGCGGCGGTGCGCCGCAAGGCCGGTGACGTGCACAGTGTGCAGCCGTCCGCGGTGAGTATCAGCCAGGCCACCGAGCTCGGCAGCGTCTACACCGTGGCGGAGATCCGCCGCCTGTCCGCCATCGCCAAGGACGCCGGGCTGCGCGTCCACATGGACGGCGCGCGCTTCGCCAACGCACTGGACCACCTCGGCACCACCCCGGCCGAGATGACCTGGAAGGCCGGCATCGACGTGCTGTCCTTCGGCGCCACCAAGAACGGTGCGATGACCGCCGACGCCATCGTCTCCTTCGACCCCGAACTCGCCACCGAGCTCGGCTTCCGCGCCAAGCGCGCCGGCCAGCTCGCCTCCAAGATGCGCTTCCACGCCGCCCAGATCGACGCCTACCTCACCGACGACCTCTGGTTGCACAACGCCCGCCGAGCCAACGCGATGGCCACCCGGCTCGGCGACGGTCTCAAGGCCATCCCCGACATCGCTCTTCTGGCCACCCCCCAGGCCAATATCCTCTTCTGCCGCCTGCCCCAGCACGTCACCGAAGGACTCCTCGCGGAGGGCTACGTCTTCCACCACGACCGCTGGGAGCCGGGGACGGTCCGCTTCGTCACCTCCTTCACCCACAGCGCCGACGACATCGACCAGCTCCTCGACGCGGTCCGCCGCCACACACGCTGA